Below is a genomic region from Carassius auratus strain Wakin chromosome 2, ASM336829v1, whole genome shotgun sequence.
TGGCCGCCGTGACAGGTAATGAGCAGGGCCACATTGGGGTTTTGCTTTACTGCCTCTACTGGAAAGGCTGAAAGAACAAAGACCTCTTTTAGCTCAACATGGATGGGACAAAGTCAACAGGCTGGGCAAAATTGAAGTTTCTTTCACTTCAGCCCTAAACTTAAATgtcacattttcttaaaaataaggaaaatacACTTTCTAATGGGCTATAGTCTCTCATGCAGGCCTAATAAACCTGGCCGACTCACCATGATTGGGGGAAAAGACATCGTCCGCTGCGTTGAGGCACAGCATTGGCACCTGCACAGACTTGATCTTGTGAATGGGGCTCGCGTCTCGATAGTAGTCATCATTGGATGGATAACCGAACATGACCGATGTGAAACGTTCATCAAACTCTCGGATTGTTTTAGCCTGTGGAATGCAAGCAGTAATACGACTACATTAACATGTGACAAATGTGACACAATATTGTGTAAGTCAGAATGAATAACTCACCTTCATCACATGGTCtatgtcatattttttttcaagaatggTTCTGTGACTgcaaaaagaaaagaggaaaatgtcttaaaattatcttcttttatgttcaacataagaaagcaactcatacaggtttggaacaacatgagggtgaactatccctttaagcacatTATTCAAATACTCTAAACCTGCATTGGACAtgcagtttggaaaatggatggatggatattatTTAAATAAGGCATAAAATACACACCTTTTTAAAGGTCATTTAGATTTGGAAACTTTTTTACCATGTGGTAAATATGGTTCTTCAATTTTATTCTGTACTGCATGCATACTAATTCTTAAAAATAGTATGTGGAAACAGTACAAACCATGTAGTGAGGCATGTTACAAAAATCATATTGCAAATTTAATTCAGATTTGTCATCCCTTACAAAAGATATTTAgcattttgaattagattttgttTAGAAATGGCAGGTCAAGTTGTGGGAGAGCGTACCAATGTGTACTAATGAGCTCTGTTCCAAATGTGGAAGGATATTGGTTTAATATATGCGTACAGAAAATGTGCATACTGTGCCCAGTATACCGCATACTACACATATAGTTAGAGTAGTACACCAGTGTTCTATTTCAGACAGCCATTCAGTAGTATCATAGTATATATCAAACACAACTGTACCATGGCACCGCCATTGCATTTCTGTGGTAAGTTTTTGATTAGCTGACTGAGAGTTAATTAAAGTAGAATAAGCCCCTTATGTGCGAAGTGTTCAGTTCATTACAACAGCCTGTTCTGAAACTGAAGCAAAATACATAAATTCCATTTAATCTTATTTGGCACATTTGTTAACACTCAAAAAGAGATCAGACCCAAAAAGAGGGGCGGTCGAGGACGTGGCGATGTCATTACATACAAACACTCTAGACTACAGTGAATTAAACCGGGTTTATCCCCTTCTGACCCCACTGACCGGTCCACGGATGCCTGCAGGCAGCTGGTGAGGTAGGAGTTGAAGAGGAAGCGGTCCAGGGGCTTCTCCAGTGAAGCGGTGCACTCAAACACATCCCAGCCTGCCGAGAAAACCACCACTCCCTTCAGACGCACCTCCGAGCCCTTCCGACCCAGATAGTTCGCCAGCATCATCCTGCAAGGTGTCAAGATATGAGACTTTGTTGCATGTCGTCACGAAAGCGAACTATTGCCCGTTGCCAGTTTAAACATTCAAGAGACTTTAAAGTGCAAGAAGACATGAAAGAACTTAATTTAGTACTCGCATGCTGTACGCAACCACAGAATCGAGTTCTCTTTTGTGTCTTATTGTGCTTGAATGGACAAATCCATTAAAAAATTATTGGCGAGTCTCCTCGAAAACTGTTGGTTATGGCATAAGTGAACAGCTTATAAAGATGTGTATCTTTATACTGGATCCATGAAAGTAactgcgcctaatttactagctgctgtatgtattgttaatgttaatacaagaaaaaaaaaagagagcaggAAAATTACTCACAGCTCTTGAATAACTTGAATGTTGTAGCTTTAACAAGGATTaatctatatataatttaaacagtaaaaactaTGCAATGCTTTTACATTCGTTGAttaaatttctgtacctaaactattaataataattttaattgtaataattaatttatctgTATTAGCTTATTAGGGCCCACGGGTACAGTCTGCACCAGGGCCCGCATACCTCAGCTActgccctacacacacacacacacacacacacacacacacacacacacacacacatatatatatatatatatatatatatatactgtacataagctGTGTGAAGCTGACCCTTTTCTTTCTGTAAGAGCGGATTAGATCCCTGTGCTGCCAACTCAGCTTTTACTCAGAAAGAGTTATACATTTAGGTTGAAATGATGTTGTGAGGATCTGGGAAATTTCATCTGCATTACATGACAGGgaaataaatgcatgaacaaaGCATGAACTGAGAACACTTTATAATAGAAGACAGGAATGATATATAATGCTTTTTATGGAAACAGCAATGTTTAAGTtgtgggtagcactttattttacagtcctgttcctcatgtacatactatgtacttattttagtaattacaataactatgtaataactaggtaataaccctgaacctaaccctaaaccttacccgaccccatgtagttaccttgtattaccagaactttcttagataaatacactgtaagtataccataagtacatgttagtacacgtactgtaaaataaagtgcaaccaagttGTGTATGGGTTTGTTTCCTTTTGCACATTTGAAGTATTAATGAAGTATAGTATGTGTAGTAGACAAAACTGCAGCGCTCATTCACAGAGATACAAGCAGACTTCATATAGTTCGCAGGCCAAATTAGAGTTCAAtcacgatttccacaaaaatattcagcagctgTTTTCAGCAGTGATCATATAAATGCTTCTTgatcaacaaatcagcatatcaggaggatttctgaaggatcacgtgacactgaagactggaggaatgatgctgaaaatggtATTTCCCAAAGGCAAATGCATGCTGCCTCTCTGTTTAATTAAAGGCACTATAAAAAAACCAGTGTTAGAGTGTCCTGGTGTGTGTGATCACAGCAGCTGAATTCCCATTTAAGGGCAGGATAAACCCCTGTGTGTGTTAAACTCACCCGCCCATAGAAACCCCAGCTGCCATGAGCGGAGCTTTGTCAATGGTCTGCTGGACATGTTCAATGACCACCTCCAGATCCTCTGTGTTCGCTGCACAGTAAGTCCTAGGTGTCTAGAgcacaagatataaactcataagagagagagaaagagctcttacacacaaatacaccaaAGCTCATATCATCCTTTTTTATATTCAGTGAATCTTACAGTCTCCGTGCACGAATGCGGTTTATATAAAGTCAACAGTATGAACATGATCTCAGAGTTTGCAACATTGCACTGTACAATATATGCACCTGCGCtgatatattataatagaaactCATAAACTTAATTTCCTTAGGTTATTTAAATGGGAAAACATGCATTTGCAGAGGTTTCTATGAACACATTCTCAACACATTTCAACTTGTTCAAGCACATGAAGAATTGAGGGATTTTACACCTCTTCTGATGGCAAATACACATGAAGAAACATTATCATCTGAATTCCAACAAAGTTCATGAGTCAGAGGAAAGGATTTATTGACAGGCTCTTGTATACAAGGCTTGTTCACACGATATTACATAACTTTAATTCGAATGACTCAAGCTCCATATATTTGGTGATTTTCATGCTGACAGAAGCGTGTGTCACCTGTGCCAAAGCTTTTACAACATTCGGTTTAAGTTCAACAAAGAGGAGATAAAAGATGATCCTTACCAGTAACTTTTCACCTGAAACTCCTCTGTTATTAAACACCACACATCTGAAAAACACAAGAGAAGACTCATAGAAATGGTACATTTGACAGTTTTTGAACATAGTGGAATTCTTGATTCTGACTGGTTCTAAAGGCGTccatctatataaataaattacttccAGTTTTGTtgattatattatagttttaaatCACTAAACCACACTCTTactgacaagtaaaaaaaaaagacaagaaaaggtgTGTATTTCTAAATGAGATATTTCATTAGTAGTTTAAGGAAGTACGTCAATCATTTGAacgtcactttggataaaagtgacttAGAACGtgatcagctaaatgaataattgcaaaaatataaatGGTTCTTACATTTATACAAGCATTTTAGGGAACACAACCTAAGATAAGCACACAGGCCAAGCAGattatgtatttgtattaatGCCCAACAATAATTTGGTCAGAGTCAATTCTACAgaacttttaatatttaaataattcccCATTACTTTACATTTGAAATTCTTCTTATATTTCCAGGTTTTCATATTcctataataaatatgtacactTAAAAACTGGTGTCACCTTCTCTGAAATCACTTATCGTGAGAGTTTTCCTGTATCATTTTCCTATGCCAACCTAGTCTGTTTCCTCCCAGAACataataatacacattattaCACGGATCTGTGCAATGATTGATTTTGTGTAGTCAGTCATGGTATTCAGAGATCAAATATGACTGCTGAACTGTATCAGAGACCACTGTCCAaggtattatttgtattttttcctctAGTTTAACACCTCTCACATTACTCCGCTGTCTATTTCTtgtcatataaataaatgtattgctaaTTTGTTGTGTAATAAGTGCTGCATTGTATCTGCATTGATTTTGAATGCAGATTATCACTTCATTTAGCTTAAGATGCCGCAACATAATTTATAAGCACTTCATCTGACAAAATTGCTGCTTTTTGAGATTAAACATCCATTAAGTCAGCACCAAATGACTCCTTTAAACTTTCAGAGGTTAAAATACAAAGCTTACATGCTCAGCagcaaaaaaaagtatacatctaCTAACATATGTCACTGCTTATGTGTTAGTGTATCTTTAGCGGCTGGTGGGCTGTTTTCTGCTGCGCCATGGAAAGTCTTAGCTAAGCTGCAAAGCTGGTCAAAGCTGCAATTCATTAAGCAGAGAACAGGCAAAAGAAAAATGCTGAGTGAGCTGCTGTAGCCCCCACTGCCTCACGCCTCTCGAGGTTTACAAGAATGAGCTCCTGACAGATGCCCAAAAGGAGAGAAAGTGCCCGTCTCTGCATCCCTGAAGGCTTTAATACATAGCTCAGCTGTTTGTTGactctctctgtttctccctctccctctccctctctctctctctctctctctctctctctctctctctctagcagcTTTAAAAGTGGAGTCTGACAAAGATGTTCCAGGGTTACTGTAGGCACGTGTAATGCATTGATCTACATCACAGCTACATATGATCTAGCACAGTTGTGGCATAAAGCTTACAAAAGCATCCGTTCAGGCCTTTCTGAATATTTCAGTACAAAATATGCACAGCTAATGGAAATTATGTTGCTTCTGAAGTCCATTACACATGCAGGTAGAGTTGAAGCTGAAGATAAAGGAGAGCACAATTGTGCATTACTGAAACTGAGAAATTGTGATGTGATGACTCAGGTCCAAAGATGTTGTAAAATATCTGATATAAGCATACCACACATCAGTTTATCTATATTAATGAGACTTAAAGAATTGAGCACCATACGATGATCACAAGTATCATAGAAGTTGTCTGTGAGTCATTGTTCCAGTACACAGCTAAATTCAATGGGAGTGGAAGAGTTTTGACTATTTGGGCTAGTTTTGTTAATAGATATGGCAACCCTGACGTGTTATCATTTTTGCACTGTGGCTGGACTGGAAATTGCTTAATTGTGTTCTATATATCACAAGCATTCTTTGTCGAGAGAGCAAGCATGAGCCTTTTCTAAATGAAAGGCTGTGAACCAGGCTGCTCACCTGTAGCCCAGATCCCGGCTTTGCTGTACCATATGTAGGATGTAGGATTCGCGGCTTGTGCCCGTCAGTCCCGGGAGCAGCAGCACAGTGGGGCGCGTGGACTGGTCCGGGTGGGACTCGCTGTCATCATTGTCAAACCAATCCAGAGAGATCTGGCCTCCATCTGGTGCTGTAATGAGCTCACTGCCGGACACACAGAACAGCTTAATTTAGTCAGAGGAACATTCAGTTAAACTGTGGAATTGTGTGTTAATACTAGCTTAAGCGCTCATGAATAGTACAAAGAGAAACTGTTATAGGAATGTTACTCAACTAACAAAAGTATCACAAAGTCCCATGGTAGTACAAGGGTTGCATAGCAATCCGTATCACACCACAGCGGCCTCTTAAGCCacttaaaatgtacagtatgaatgCAATTGGATTGGATTGGGAACAAAATAATGTGCTTTGTTCTTATGTGCAAATGCCTTTAAAACAGTTTGTGCTTTTATATGCAAGCTCAAGCCccattaaaaatgaatcattcCGCCTTTGAATCAATCATTCGATCTTATCCAGCAAACAGGAAAATGCGAAAATGTCCAAAAgggtttactaaaataaaaacaggatattttataagacagaaaacaaaaagagcacTGAATGAAGCAGATATTTATGTGCAATCCactgtaaaagactgtaaaatattttttcaccaaaaatgaagcagcacaactgtaatAAGaagtatttcttgagcagcaaatagaaaaaaatataattatttttgaaggatCCTGTGAGACTGAAGACACTAAAAATGAGCCTTTTCTTcgcagaaataaatgacatttttaaatatatgcaaataggatacaattatttaaaaactttaacattatttcataatattactgtttttagtgtTTTGTCTAATAAATACTTCATATGTAAgcataatcttttttttcaaaaacattaaaacaattagtacagaccccaaactttaatCATAGTATATAATGTGTACACAGATTAACTGTTAAACACTTATTTGACACGCTATTTactaaaaattacttttaaaaagtaagtcTTCTATATCAAGGTCAACCTTTAGATACAGTtgatatatattcacaaaattgCCTAAATTCACGCGATACTGCTCATGATGTATTTACAGTGGATGGCCtcttctgttgttttatttggCCTCATCATGATTCTGCTGGTAGTCCTGCAGAGATGCTGAGGAGAGAATCTGTGTCAAAGGGCTCTCGTGTTGTCTTACAGCTCTACACTAAAGCAGCTTTCTCAGCGAGCAGATAACATGCAGAGCTACATGTGTGCGATGTAATTTCAGAGCCATCATGAAATATGCACTCTAGATCAAGTCTGTCTGCAGTCACTGCCATCAAGAACAGCCTGCTCTCTGAATGTGGGAAAGTTTTTTATAGACATGTAAATCCCACCTTTCAAAATGCCGTATAGAGAATGAGAAACCAATCTGGCACGTCTACCAATGACAATCTATCGACTTTCAGAAATATTTCTgcagaagaataaaaaatatagtgcTTATTTCTTTCATCAAACATCTTACTTTCTAACAAAATTTAATTCAACGTATACTGACACTAAGGCCAAAATAATGACACTATTTCtgcacaattttggggggaaatcaaatttatatttaataactaGCTCcagttttgctgtactttgtGTAGGGCTTCACAATTTGGGTCAAAATGTTGTGATTATGTATcaagataaattaaaatattaaataaaataggaaatatTACCATTgcaaatatattactattattaatttatttatttaatttactacaattaaaaatggtattaaaaaagcaggtttgttatatttttttattataataataatacttagtattattattaacaattatacatattattaataaatgaaaataataaagaaaagagGAAATATTAATACTGCATAAATActgtttcactttaaaataaaaaactgtgtgcatttaagaaaaaaaggcttcattttattttgtactgtatcttgtaactgtaaaattatattatatttttgtttcaattctTTATGTTCAATTGAATTTGTGTCACGATCTCCGGTCTTTCGCTCAGTCACATCTGCATTACAGTTCCCATCATGCTCCTTGATCCACACCTGCACTCAGTCAGTCTTGAACCACTGCCAACACCATTCACCTCGTTAACTCACCCTACTTAAGCTCACAGCTTACCCTAAGCTGGTCTCGTTTAGAGTTAAGACTGTATTCTCCAGAGTTCATGTCTCCATCATTTCTCCATCAGTTCCTCCTGAGCTCCCGAGTCTCCCTGTGTTTGACGTAACCTGGATACTTACCTAAAAGAAGATGAGGTGTGTGCATTCCTGGTACCTCATCTCCACATCTATGATCTCTCCAGCACCTGCAGAGACAGTAAACACCAGTTACCTCTCCATCTATACTCTGAATTGCTCTTACCTCTATTTACTTACCTGCATTACTCCATTTGCTCATCACTGCAATAAAACTGAACTGTTGTTGAATTGTCCATCTGTCTGTGATCCGTAACAGAAGACCAGACCTACACTGATCACAGTACAAGCATTCCTCTCCATTAAGCTGAACTGCTATACTCCTCTCACAAAATGGCCGTCACCTTACCCAATATGCAGAGGAATTCTTGGGCTTGGCCTCCTCCGTCTATTTGGAGGttaaattttttataacaatCTTCCATGGAGGTTTGTATGAATCATTATACTCAATGCCCTTGGATAGTAACAACTGCTCATTGGAGCAATATATCCCTTATGCACTCTTGCTCAGTCGATCTTTCTCCAGAACATCACATTCTTCACCTCAAGCCCCTGATTCGCCTCCAGCGTCAGCTCCAGCCATCGAGGGTTTACTCCAGTGTTGGCTCCAACCCCTTGAGTCTGCTCCAGGTTTGGCTCCACCCTCTAAATCGCCTCCAGCTTCGGCTCCAGCCCCGGAGTCTGCTTTAGCCCCTGAGTCCCCTCCAGCTTTGGCTCCACCCTCTAAATTGCCTCCAGCTTCGGCTCCAGCCCCGGAGTCTGCTCCTGCCCCTGAGTCCCCTCCAGCGTCGGCTCCAGCCTCTAAATCACCTCCAGCTTCGGCTCCTACTCCTGAATCTGCTCCAGCTTCGGCTCCAGCCCCTGAGTTGGCTCCAGTGTTAGCTCCAGCCCCGGAGCTCATCTGAGAGTCCACTCCAGCCCCGGAGCTCGTCTCAGAGTCCACTCCAGCCCAGGAGCTCGTCTGAGAGCCCACTCCAGCCCAGGAGCTCGTCTGAGAGCCCACTCCAGCCCAGGAGCTCATCTCAGAGTCCACTCCAGCCCCGTAGCTCATCTCAGAGTCCACTCCAGCCCCGGAGCTCATCTCAGAGTCCACTCCAGCCCAGGAGCTCGTCTGAGAGCCCACTCCAGCCCAGGAGCTCATCTCAGAGTCCACTCCAGCCCCGGAGCTCATCTCGGAGTCCACTCCAGCCCCGGAGCTCATCTCAGAGTCCACTCCAGCCCAGGAGCTCATTTGAGAGCCCACTCCAGCCCAGGAGCTCATCTCATAGTCCACTCCAGCCCCGGAGCTCATCTCATAGTCCACTCCAGCCCCGGAGCTCATCTCAGAGTCCACTCCAGGCCCGGAGCTCATCTCAGAGTCcactccagccccagagctcatcTCAGGGTCCACTCCAGGCCCGGAGCTCATCTCAGGACGGAGCTCATCTCAGGGTCCACTCCAGCACCAGAGCTCATCTCAGGGTCCACTCCAGCCCCGGAACTCATCTCAGGACGGAGCTCATCTCAGGGTCCACTCCAGCACCAGAGCTCATCTCAGAGTCCACTCCAGCCCCGTAACTCATCTCAGAGTCcactccagccccagagctcatcTCAGGGTCCACTCCAGTCCCGTAACTCATCTCAGAGTCcactccagccccagagctcatcTCAGGGTCCACTCCAGTCCCGTAACTCATCTCAGAGTCCACTCCAGGCCCGGAGCTCATCTCAGAGTCCACTCCAGGCCCGGAGCTCATCTCAGAGTCCACTTCAGGCCCGGAGCTCATCTCAGAGTCTACAATGCTGTCTGTAATGGCTCTggtaattatttgtgtttgggccGCTCTCTCCCAAGAGCTCAGTCAGGAGCCTGCTCTCACCCCAGTGCTCAGCCAGGTGGCCCCAAAACTCACCCGGAGCACACTTTCACTATAGAATTCTCTAGCGCCATCTGTATCTCCAGTTGCTCCCTTGTGTTTCCAGTATTCCCTGAGCCTCCAGTGCCCCCTGTACCTCCCTGGCCTTCTTTGCTGCAGGCACCTCCTTGGTATCCTGTAATGCTGGCACCTCCCTGAGCTACCAGCACCTCCTTGGTTCCCTGAGTTACCGGTGCCACCCTGGAGTCACTCCAGTATATTGGCACAGCCTTGGTTACCTTCCTAGCACCTACCACGTGTCCAGGGCATCTATCCTTCCTCTCTGGTGGTCCTCTTCTTGGCACGAGGACACACCTTCTGGAGGTGGAGTACTGTCAAGATCTATTGTCTTTCCCTTGGTCACATCTGGACTACAGTTCTCATCATGCTCCTTGATTCACACCGGCACTTGAACCACACCTGACCGTTCACCTTGTTAACCCGCCCTATTTAAGCACACAGCTCTTATACCCTAGTTGTCTGGTTAAGACTGTATTCTCCAGAGTTCCTGTCTCCTTCGTTCTCCGGTGTTTCACCTGAGTTCCTGTGTTTGACATAACCTGGATACTTACCTAAAAGAAGACAAGGTATGTGCATTCCTGGTACCTCATGTCTATGACCTGCAGAGACAGTAAACACCAGTTACCTCTCCATCTATACTCTAAATTGCTTGACTTATTTACCTGCATTACTCCATTTGTTTTTTCACTGCAATACTGTTGAAAGTATTTGAtctgtgttttataatttaagtatttttaatgtcaatactgtttattacaaacttttaaacaaactataatatataaaacactaaataaatgaTATAACTTTGAAATACATTGAGTTTTAATGTTTATCAAAGCCTTGCCAAATATACTTATATTGCAAGTTTTGTACAGCAAACACAAATCAAAATACTTTGGTTATTTAGTCAAAACTACTATCTGTGACATTCAACAAACCTAGATTCCTTCGGTGCCAAGATTTTAGACAATATATCTGAATAGAATGCACAAATATTGCTGGTATTTGATGTTGCTCTCTCGTTTGGATTTGTACTCCTAGAACATTCAGTTTCCAAAACAGAAGCTCCCATTTCACACCTGACTACATGGCATTGAAGCTCGTCGGCAGTGTCAGAGATGGATGGCAACACACACAAGAGCAGTCAGTGagtcccagcatgcatcacaccCTTCCGTCCTAATGGGAATGTGCAGCTGCTGGGACGGTCAAACTCAGATGCCCTTGACTTCAAACACTGTCCTCGATTATTCCATACAAACAGCAGGATCTGTAAGCAGATTTGCTCACTCAGACACATGTGCATCTCTCACGACCACTGCATATTGAGACAGAGGAAACAGATTAACTATTGCTTATAATTCTGCTAAAAGCAATGCAGGTGACGAGTCGAAACAGAATGGTGGATACTACTGTTTTTGCGTGCATGCATCTTTTCTGATCACAGAGCAGAAATGCAGGGGCCATTTTAGCCTCTAAATTGCTTTAGTGAGAGATACACTGCAGCACTGAATCAGTTTAACCAAATCAATAACTGACTGTTTATACATGCTGATATACATAAACATGCTGCTATTCACCACACAATACACTATTTCACCAACAAACTGAGTTAAAGCAAATGTtgagtattttatttaaacaatgttcAAATATCAGATGCTTTAAAGTTGTGACATAACAGAAGTAGCATATATTTCTTAACTGAATTGAACAAATTAAGgtaaaaatacaatttcaatgtaaaatacaacaaataacagtaataatgactttattttacagtacaactgCAACATGactaatattaatttcttaatttccaactgatttgtttcataattgaagaattttacaacattattactgATATTTTCATGTTTCTTACGGTGAAGCTGCATTGAATCAATGTATTGATTGGATTGtaggcagatctgaatgcaagTTTGCAATCAATTGTAAgagtaaaaataattacaaagtaaaaaaatatatatttttgcaatgcaatcaaaaacatacatctaaaaattacaataaatatatttaaaa
It encodes:
- the LOC113038764 gene encoding phospholipase ABHD3-like, producing MISPELNFNLFTSDLSHYFKNQVKVGLFGSGVGLSVVLGFSAAYACYYLISVAKKPILIAGGKKFHQFLREKCPVVSETYYPTFWCWESRVQTLLRPFVTAKPLVNYRNELITAPDGGQISLDWFDNDDSESHPDQSTRPTVLLLPGLTGTSRESYILHMVQQSRDLGYRCVVFNNRGVSGEKLLTPRTYCAANTEDLEVVIEHVQQTIDKAPLMAAGVSMGGMMLANYLGRKGSEVRLKGVVVFSAGWDVFECTASLEKPLDRFLFNSYLTSCLQASVDRHRTILEKKYDIDHVMKAKTIREFDERFTSVMFGYPSNDDYYRDASPIHKIKSVQVPMLCLNAADDVFSPNHAFPVEAVKQNPNVALLITCHGGHIGFLEGLWPRQSTYMDRVFRQFTKAMFENGSGLDDLH